In Funiculus sociatus GB2-C1, one DNA window encodes the following:
- a CDS encoding class I SAM-dependent methyltransferase, with protein MATILRTWSYQYQWLYDAIARLAAVSVGGEARFRQLPLKGLTIDSETKVLDLCCGSGQATQFLVQYSQDVTGLDISPVSLARAQHNVPQAKYVEALAEEMPFPDHQFDIVHTSVAMHEMEPEQLRAIFREVYRVLKPGGIFALVDFHRPTNPLFLPGLSIFLWLFETQTSWQLLQTDLPGLLEAVGFQACKPELYAGGSLQVIQAQK; from the coding sequence ATGGCTACTATTTTAAGAACGTGGAGTTATCAGTATCAGTGGTTGTATGATGCGATCGCGCGTCTTGCTGCTGTGAGTGTAGGTGGAGAGGCAAGATTTCGCCAACTGCCTTTGAAAGGTTTAACCATTGACTCAGAAACCAAAGTTCTAGACCTCTGTTGTGGCAGCGGTCAGGCAACTCAATTTTTAGTGCAATATTCCCAGGATGTCACAGGTTTGGATATCTCACCAGTCTCTCTGGCTAGAGCGCAGCACAACGTCCCCCAAGCGAAATATGTAGAAGCTTTGGCTGAAGAAATGCCGTTTCCAGATCATCAGTTTGACATAGTACATACCAGTGTGGCAATGCACGAAATGGAACCCGAACAACTAAGGGCCATTTTCCGAGAAGTGTACCGAGTGCTGAAACCTGGCGGTATCTTCGCCTTAGTTGATTTTCATCGTCCCACGAATCCCCTATTTTTGCCTGGTTTATCTATATTTCTATGGTTGTTTGAAACACAGACATCTTGGCAGCTGCTACAAACTGATTTACCTGGGTTGCTGGAGGCGGTCGGTTTTCAGGCGTGCAAACCAGAATTGTATGCTGGTGGAAGTCTCCAGGTGATTCAGGCTCAGAAATGA